Proteins encoded in a region of the Deltaproteobacteria bacterium genome:
- a CDS encoding D-cysteine desulfhydrase family protein: MLTDRLARVRLGHLPTPLHEMPRLARALGGPRLFVKRDDQTGLATGGNKTRKLEFSVAEALRRDADTLVTLGAVQSNHARQTAAAAAACGLRCVIVLRGHAPTVATGNLLLDHLLGARIVFAGEHPLEQAGEDVVAAETAEGHRPYLIPVGASDEIGAAGFVAALEELKAQLDALRLRVDRVVFASSSFGTQAGLCVGAKALGFEAQLAGIAIDSTREELQASVAEIAARLSARIGVETSVPAGEVVAYDAYVGGGYAVLGQPEREAIQLAARHEGIVLDPVYTGRAMAGLIDLVRRGEFSADETIVFWHTGGTPALFAYAEELLGRP, translated from the coding sequence ATGCTCACGGACCGGCTCGCGCGCGTTCGCCTCGGCCACCTCCCCACACCGCTCCATGAGATGCCCCGGCTGGCCCGGGCGCTCGGGGGCCCGCGCCTGTTCGTGAAGCGCGACGACCAGACCGGCCTCGCCACGGGCGGCAACAAGACGCGCAAGCTCGAGTTCAGTGTAGCCGAGGCGCTGCGCCGGGACGCCGACACGCTCGTGACGCTCGGCGCGGTGCAGTCGAACCATGCCCGGCAGACAGCCGCCGCCGCGGCGGCGTGCGGACTGCGATGCGTGATCGTCTTGCGCGGCCACGCTCCGACGGTCGCAACGGGCAACCTGCTTCTCGACCATCTGCTCGGCGCGCGGATCGTCTTCGCCGGCGAGCACCCCCTCGAGCAGGCAGGCGAAGACGTCGTGGCGGCGGAGACGGCCGAAGGTCACCGGCCCTATCTGATTCCCGTTGGCGCGTCCGACGAGATCGGCGCTGCCGGATTCGTCGCTGCCCTCGAGGAGCTGAAGGCTCAGCTCGACGCGCTCCGGCTCCGCGTCGATCGCGTCGTCTTCGCGAGCAGCTCGTTCGGGACCCAGGCCGGGCTTTGCGTAGGCGCCAAGGCCCTCGGTTTCGAGGCACAACTCGCCGGCATTGCGATCGACAGCACCCGGGAAGAGCTGCAGGCCTCGGTCGCGGAAATCGCCGCCCGACTCTCCGCTCGCATCGGCGTCGAGACGTCCGTCCCAGCGGGAGAGGTGGTGGCGTACGACGCGTACGTCGGCGGCGGCTACGCGGTGCTGGGGCAGCCGGAGCGCGAGGCGATCCAGCTCGCGGCCCGCCACGAAGGGATCGTCCTCGATCCGGTGTACACCGGGCGCGCCATGGCGGGGCTCATCGATCTCGTCCGGCGCGGCGAGTTCAGCGCGGACGAGACGATCGTGTTCTGGCATACCGGCGGGACGCCCGCGCTCTTCGCCTACGCCGAGGAGCTTCTCGGGCGGCCCTGA